A genomic segment from Candidatus Leptovillus gracilis encodes:
- a CDS encoding hybrid sensor histidine kinase/response regulator produces MNGQPVVLIVDDDPTARKTAEMLLLQQGYALHFAASGPEALARLPEIGPDVILLDVMMPGMDGFAVCRALKTAVTTQHIPVVLVTALDSKEDLARGLDAGADDFIHKPVNGLELRARVRSMLRIKQRHDDLQTLMQLRQDLADMIVHDIRNPLTTITMYCDLLHHITGAEGREALQTITSQVNRLSSYLTDMLLMAKMEHGKLVLLQTAVNLNDLLQTVATMYRPLAAQKSVTLALELPPESLVASLDANLWQRVLDNLLSNALKFSPEDGRITLRLRPLADGRFCLEVGDEGPGIPPEHWETIFDKFQIVAAGRRDLKQVGLGLAFCRMVVEAHHGRICVTANEPRGALFRVEM; encoded by the coding sequence ATGAACGGACAACCGGTGGTTTTAATTGTGGACGATGATCCGACGGCACGAAAGACGGCCGAAATGCTGCTGCTGCAACAGGGCTACGCGCTGCATTTTGCCGCCAGCGGGCCGGAAGCGTTGGCGCGTCTGCCGGAAATTGGGCCGGACGTGATTTTGCTGGACGTGATGATGCCGGGCATGGACGGTTTTGCCGTGTGCCGGGCGTTGAAAACGGCCGTAACCACCCAACACATCCCCGTCGTCCTCGTGACAGCCCTGGACAGCAAGGAAGATCTGGCGCGGGGTCTGGACGCCGGCGCCGATGACTTCATCCACAAGCCGGTGAACGGCCTGGAACTGCGCGCCCGCGTGCGCTCCATGCTGCGCATCAAACAGCGCCACGATGACTTGCAAACCCTGATGCAGCTACGGCAAGATTTGGCCGACATGATCGTCCACGACATCCGCAATCCGCTGACAACCATCACGATGTACTGCGATTTATTGCACCACATCACCGGCGCGGAAGGGCGGGAAGCCCTGCAAACGATCACCAGCCAGGTGAACCGCCTGAGTTCGTATCTTACCGACATGCTGCTGATGGCGAAAATGGAGCATGGCAAGCTGGTGCTGCTGCAAACGGCCGTCAACCTGAATGATTTGCTGCAAACGGTTGCCACGATGTATCGGCCGTTGGCGGCGCAAAAATCGGTGACGCTGGCGCTGGAACTGCCGCCGGAGTCGCTGGTTGCCAGCCTGGACGCCAATTTGTGGCAGCGCGTGCTAGATAACTTGCTCTCAAATGCCCTGAAGTTTTCACCGGAAGACGGCCGTATCACCCTCCGTTTACGGCCGTTAGCCGACGGCCGTTTTTGCCTGGAAGTGGGCGACGAAGGACCGGGCATCCCGCCAGAACATTGGGAAACGATATTCGACAAATTCCAGATTGTGGCCGCCGGGCGGCGCGACCTGAAGCAGGTTGGGCTGGGGCTGGCTTTTTGCCGCATGGTGGTGGAAGCGCATCACGGCCGTATCTGCGTAACCGCCAACGAACCCCGCGGCGCGCTCTTCCGGGTGGAAATGTGA
- a CDS encoding GAF domain-containing protein yields the protein MKLFPTTTATTRIRIYGTLFVLLVVSRFLLPADAWQGNLTRHMALEFMAAMLAMFVGMLALVRYFTRRDNVFLFIGVGFVGAGLLDGLHVLAVHPQLMDIFPWLNFTPRWIWNASPTFLSILIFGSWLTWRREVETGWYGRMTGRRLFLLIVGLTLINVLLFALVAQSEAAPSLPLERVELFISTTFYLWALVNYLAKGHWQHDTFEHWLIIALLLSFSGQIFFLFSSVELFDAYFEVALALKLASYFCVLVGLMGSIVVIFRQAARSAAQLQQANDALKQEIAERQRAERAEHEQRRLAEALREVGIALSATLDFDQLLERLLDQIAHVVPYDTANVMLLRGTEVDIVCTRGYGRSQTPLINHFALADMPSLQQMARTGLPLVIPDISADPAWVRAEASPHVRSWAGTPIVVQQEVVAFLALNYSQPNFYRPAHASRLAAFAGQAAIAIQNARLYKTLQQRVAELTTLNQISHAVTSSLDLQTTLNIVTAQATRLLDVDATSVVLVDRERGDLWFAAAFGQAAEFVRGKRLALGQGIVGWVAEHGEPLLITDAKTDQRHFPHFDEVSKFTARTLLCAPLQVKGQTIGAIEAINKAAGPFDEADLRLLTLLAGPAAAAIENAQLYEQARREIEERQRAEAALQAERALLADRVMERTADLSAANAELARAGRLKDEFLASMSHELRTPLNAVLGIAEALQDGVYGPLNDNQDHSLRSIEESGRHLLNLINDILDLSKIEAGKLVLERTVVSVQEVCQASLRFVWQEAHKKQLQVATEIDPSVMTIWADERRLKQILVNLLSNAVKFTAVDGHIGLEVQGNPAQKTVHFVVWDKGIGIAPENIKNLFRPFVQLDSRLSREYSGTGLGLSLVYRMTELHGGSVALTSEVGQGSRFTVSLPWDPEDGFGRKADTAALTTAVPHAADGKVILLAEDNDIFIETVGDYLTAKGYRLMVARNGREAIEQAAVIRPDLILMDIQMPEMDGLQAMTRLRAETATAVTPIVALTALAMPGDRERCLAAGANAYLSKPLSLKQLIEVIESFT from the coding sequence ATGAAATTGTTTCCAACTACCACTGCCACAACACGGATTCGTATTTATGGGACGTTGTTTGTCTTGTTGGTGGTAAGCCGTTTCTTGCTGCCGGCCGATGCCTGGCAAGGCAATCTCACCCGCCACATGGCGCTGGAATTTATGGCCGCGATGCTGGCGATGTTTGTGGGTATGTTGGCGTTGGTGCGCTATTTTACCCGCCGCGACAATGTTTTTCTGTTTATCGGTGTTGGTTTTGTCGGGGCAGGGTTGTTGGATGGGTTGCATGTGCTGGCGGTTCATCCACAGTTGATGGACATTTTCCCCTGGCTGAATTTTACGCCGCGTTGGATTTGGAATGCGTCGCCCACGTTTCTTTCGATTTTGATTTTTGGCAGTTGGCTGACCTGGCGGCGAGAGGTGGAAACAGGGTGGTACGGCCGTATGACCGGCCGCCGTCTCTTCCTGCTCATCGTGGGGCTGACGCTGATAAACGTGCTGCTGTTTGCGCTGGTGGCCCAGAGCGAGGCTGCCCCCTCGCTGCCGCTGGAGCGCGTTGAACTGTTTATTTCCACAACGTTTTATTTGTGGGCGCTGGTCAATTACCTGGCCAAAGGCCATTGGCAGCACGACACCTTTGAGCATTGGCTGATCATCGCCCTCCTTCTCAGCTTTTCCGGCCAGATTTTCTTTTTGTTCTCTTCCGTCGAATTATTCGACGCTTATTTTGAAGTGGCTCTGGCCTTGAAACTGGCGAGTTATTTCTGCGTGCTGGTCGGTTTGATGGGCAGCATCGTCGTCATTTTTCGGCAGGCAGCTCGCAGCGCCGCCCAGTTGCAGCAGGCCAACGACGCTTTGAAGCAAGAGATCGCCGAACGCCAGCGGGCGGAACGGGCCGAACACGAGCAGCGCCGGTTGGCCGAAGCGCTGCGCGAAGTGGGCATCGCCCTCAGCGCCACGTTGGATTTTGACCAGTTGTTGGAACGTTTGCTGGACCAGATCGCTCATGTCGTGCCTTATGATACGGCCAACGTGATGCTGCTGCGCGGGACGGAGGTGGACATTGTTTGTACGCGGGGCTACGGCCGTTCCCAGACCCCGCTCATCAACCACTTTGCCCTGGCCGACATGCCCAGTCTCCAGCAAATGGCCCGCACCGGCCTACCCCTGGTCATCCCCGACATCTCGGCCGATCCGGCCTGGGTGCGCGCCGAGGCGTCGCCCCACGTGCGCTCTTGGGCCGGTACGCCTATCGTCGTGCAGCAGGAAGTGGTCGCTTTCCTGGCGCTCAATTACAGCCAACCCAACTTTTATCGGCCGGCGCACGCTTCCCGGCTGGCCGCGTTTGCCGGGCAGGCGGCCATCGCCATCCAAAACGCCCGCCTGTACAAAACCCTCCAGCAGCGCGTCGCCGAATTGACCACCCTGAATCAGATCAGCCACGCCGTCACCTCGTCGTTGGATTTGCAGACGACGCTGAACATTGTCACCGCCCAGGCTACGCGCCTGTTAGACGTGGATGCAACCTCGGTGGTGTTGGTGGATCGGGAGCGGGGCGATTTGTGGTTTGCCGCCGCTTTTGGGCAGGCGGCCGAGTTTGTGCGCGGCAAGCGGCTGGCGTTGGGGCAGGGCATTGTGGGCTGGGTGGCCGAGCATGGTGAACCACTACTCATCACCGACGCCAAGACAGACCAGCGCCATTTTCCTCATTTTGACGAGGTCAGTAAGTTTACCGCCCGTACGCTGTTGTGCGCGCCGCTGCAAGTGAAGGGACAAACGATTGGCGCGATAGAAGCCATCAACAAAGCGGCCGGGCCGTTTGATGAGGCTGATTTACGCTTACTGACGCTGCTGGCCGGTCCGGCGGCGGCGGCCATTGAAAACGCGCAGTTGTATGAACAGGCGCGGCGCGAAATCGAGGAGCGGCAGCGGGCTGAAGCGGCTTTGCAGGCGGAACGCGCCTTGTTGGCGGACCGGGTGATGGAGCGCACGGCCGATCTCAGCGCGGCAAATGCCGAACTGGCCCGCGCCGGCCGGTTGAAGGATGAGTTTTTAGCCAGCATGAGCCATGAACTGCGCACGCCGTTGAACGCCGTGCTGGGCATTGCCGAAGCGCTGCAAGACGGCGTTTATGGCCCGCTGAACGATAACCAGGACCATTCGCTGCGCAGCATTGAGGAAAGCGGCCGTCACCTGCTGAATTTGATCAACGACATTTTGGACTTGTCCAAAATTGAGGCGGGCAAACTGGTTTTGGAACGAACAGTGGTATCGGTGCAAGAGGTGTGCCAGGCGAGCTTGCGTTTTGTCTGGCAGGAAGCACACAAAAAGCAGTTGCAGGTAGCCACGGAGATTGACCCGTCGGTAATGACTATTTGGGCCGATGAGCGGCGGTTGAAGCAGATTCTGGTGAATTTGTTGAGCAATGCGGTGAAGTTTACGGCCGTTGACGGCCACATTGGTCTGGAAGTGCAGGGCAACCCGGCGCAGAAAACTGTGCATTTTGTGGTGTGGGATAAAGGGATAGGCATTGCCCCGGAGAATATCAAGAACCTGTTTCGGCCATTTGTGCAGCTAGACAGCCGCCTGTCGCGGGAATACAGCGGCACTGGCCTGGGATTGTCGCTGGTGTATCGCATGACAGAGCTGCATGGCGGCAGCGTGGCGCTGACCAGCGAGGTGGGACAGGGCAGCCGGTTTACGGTTTCGCTGCCGTGGGACCCGGAAGATGGTTTTGGCCGTAAGGCAGATACGGCGGCGTTGACAACGGCCGTACCGCACGCCGCGGATGGCAAAGTGATTCTGCTGGCCGAAGACAACGATATTTTTATTGAAACGGTGGGCGATTACCTGACGGCAAAGGGGTATCGGCTGATGGTGGCGCGCAACGGCCGTGAAGCCATTGAGCAGGCGGCTGTGATACGGCCAGACCTGATCTTGATGGACATTCAGATGCCGGAGATGGATGGTTTGCAGGCGATGACCCGATTGCGGGCGGAAACGGCAACGGCCGTCACCCCCATCGTCGCCCTGACAGCCCTGGCAATGCCCGGCGACCGGGAACGCTGCCTGGCCGCCGGAGCCAACGCCTACCTGAGCAAGCCGCTGAGTCTAAAGCAGCTTATCGAAGTGATTGAGTCGTTTACTTGA